The following are encoded in a window of Panicum virgatum strain AP13 chromosome 5N, P.virgatum_v5, whole genome shotgun sequence genomic DNA:
- the LOC120674176 gene encoding protein CPR-5-like, with protein sequence MDTGCPYQPGDPSGADADDAASSSAASASSARGSASRTTRLRRGVRLRLRRRRQEPTLSAGGGGGGGGGAGVQDDLALPLGMSFAAVLAQVVNTKTRSGERLQPALLSKICTLAVKESLRNIYGDKLDSFMRNFEKSFSSTLTTLHLVNEMPVYEQCHIPQCSFKHEDSAAASMLSTGGLQKPSQEIKQDISVSVESQLVLYAGGNQQLNRRTRGISSTEADQQILNAFERSLKEQTRSNELKEFEIGLSMRKLQLKQSQLELNSYSHMLEKMKLSLGFQKASFRGEKLKTEMQDARHAQLLRTLTDFLVSAVIIMSVCFGYGTYIYSYQRITDITAVCSVTSRGSKSWWVPNSVSNFNSGLLFLRCHFIAATRMGFGIVMIVSIAWLAFQRSAVSGTNMPVTFNFILLGVICGFAGRFCANTLGGDGNIWLICWEVLCSIHLLGNCYPSVLYRVLHGPRSVSHTKEVVWFPYWIRRWIFYALLGFIIPALTGFLPFASLSDWLHHFSQEVKSIFVGEEIEA encoded by the exons ATGGACACGGGCTGCCCCTACCAACCCGGCGACCCctccggcgccgacgccgacgacgcTGCGTCTTCCTCGGCGGCGtcggcctcctccgcgcgcggctctgcctcccggaccACCCGTCTGCGCAGGGGGGTCCGGCTCCGGCTGCGGCGAAGGCGGCAGGAGCCAACCCTGTCcgccgggggcgggggcgggggcgggggcggcgccggcgtgcaGGATGACCTCGCGCTGCCCCTGGGGATGTCATTCGCGGCCGTCCTAGCTCAG GTTGTCAATACAAAGACTCGCTCAGGGGAAAGATTACAACCTGCACTCCTTTCGAAG ATCTGTACATTGGCGGTGAAGGAATCATTGAGAAAT ATATATGGCGACAAGTTAGACAGTTTTATGAGAAATTTCGAGAAATCATTCAGCAGCACACTGACGACACTCCATCTTGTTAATGAGATGCCTGTTTATGAACAATGTCATATTCCTCAATGTTCTTTTAAGCATGAAGACTCTGCAGCTGCAAGCATGTTGAGCACTGGTGGTCTACAAAAGCCCTCACAGGAAATCAAGCAGGACATTTCGGTCTCAGTAGAAAGTCAGCTTGTTCTTTATGCTGGTGGCAATCAGCAGCTGAACCGTCGCACTCGTGGCATATCTTCTACTGAAGCTGATCAGCAGATCCTTAATGCATTCGAGAGATCTTTGAAAGAGCAAACCCGGTCAAACGAGCTAAAGGAATTTGAGATAGGCCTTAGCATGAGAAAATTGCAACTAAAACAGTCTCAACTAGAACTTAACTCCTACTCACACATGTTAGAAAAGATGAAGTTATCCTTGGGATTTCAGAAAGCTTCCTTCCGAGGGGAGAAATTGAAGACCGAGATGCAGGACGCAAGGCATGCACAACTACTGAGGACACTCACAGATTTTCTTGTTAGTGCAGTGATTATCATGTCGGTATGCTTTGGTTACGGAACTTATATTTATTCATACCAAAGAATAACTGATATTACAGCAGTGTGTTCAGTCACTTCGAGG GGATCTAAATCATGGTGGGTGCCAAATTCAGTGTCAAACTTCAATTCCGGGTTGCTCTTCTTAAGATGTCATTTCATAGCAGCAACACGTATGGGTTTTGGCATAGTAATGATTGTGTCAATTGCTTGGTTAGCGTTCCAGCGTTCTGCAGTGTCTGGAACAAATATGCCAGTAACTTTCAATTTCATTCTGTTGGGAGTTATTTGCGGCTTTGCTGGAAGGTTTTGTGCAAACACTCTTGGCGGTGATGGGAACATCTGGCTCATATGCTGGGAGGTTCTTTGTTCCATCCATTTACTTGGAAATTGTTATCCATCTGTCTTGTACCGAGTTCTTCATGGTCCTAGATCAGTATCTCACACCAAGGAAGTTGTTTGGTTCCCATATTGGATTCGCCGGTGGATATTTTATGCCCTGCTGGGGTTTATTATCCCAGCCTTGACTGGCTTCCTGCCGTTTGCTTCTCTTTCAGACTGGCTTCATCATTTCAGTCAAGAAGTAAAATCCATCTTTGTTGGTGAGGAAATTGAAGCCTAA